One window from the genome of Paraconexibacter algicola encodes:
- a CDS encoding NAD-dependent epimerase/dehydratase family protein yields MTSDVYDLGLRSTRDRHPDAGGPQGDVMVETVLVTGGAGYIGAPLCEELLAQGKAVRALDSLLHGQADIAADLRAKGVTLVEGDLRDQAARAEALQGADAVVHLGAIVGDPACALDPELSEDVNVRASHDLIDEAAAAGVQRWIMASTCSNYGRMADPTVPITEEGELAPVSLYARQKVGVEQRLMTEDFGQMIPTCLRFATVYGVAPRMRFDLTVNEFTRDLWADRELEVFGEQFWRPYVHVKDAGRGVVAALTADPAIAGKQVFNVGRSGENYRKLDLVHEIGRQTDRGTVSYVKRDEDPRDYKVSFDKIREVLGFETLMTVPDGIGEILRGLDEGVFGDPFAGKFKNIP; encoded by the coding sequence ATGACTTCCGACGTCTACGACCTCGGTCTACGATCCACTCGAGACCGGCACCCGGACGCCGGCGGACCCCAAGGAGACGTGATGGTCGAGACGGTGTTGGTCACGGGAGGAGCCGGATACATCGGCGCCCCGCTGTGCGAGGAGCTGCTGGCGCAGGGCAAGGCCGTCCGCGCGCTGGACAGCCTGCTGCACGGGCAGGCCGACATCGCCGCGGACCTGCGGGCCAAGGGCGTCACGCTCGTCGAGGGGGACCTGCGCGACCAGGCCGCCCGCGCCGAGGCCCTGCAGGGCGCCGACGCGGTCGTCCACCTCGGCGCGATCGTCGGCGACCCCGCCTGCGCGCTGGACCCGGAGCTCTCCGAGGACGTGAACGTCCGGGCCTCCCACGACCTCATCGACGAGGCGGCCGCCGCGGGCGTGCAGCGCTGGATCATGGCGTCGACCTGCTCGAACTACGGCCGCATGGCCGACCCGACCGTGCCGATCACCGAGGAGGGGGAGCTGGCCCCGGTCTCGCTCTACGCGCGCCAGAAGGTCGGGGTCGAGCAGCGGCTGATGACCGAGGACTTCGGGCAGATGATCCCGACCTGCCTGCGGTTCGCGACCGTGTACGGCGTCGCGCCGCGCATGCGCTTCGACCTGACCGTCAACGAGTTCACCCGCGACCTGTGGGCCGACCGCGAGCTCGAGGTGTTCGGCGAGCAGTTCTGGCGGCCGTACGTGCACGTCAAGGACGCGGGGCGCGGGGTCGTCGCCGCCCTGACCGCCGACCCGGCGATCGCCGGCAAGCAGGTCTTCAACGTCGGCCGCTCGGGCGAGAACTACCGCAAGCTCGACCTCGTGCACGAGATCGGCCGGCAGACCGACCGCGGCACGGTCAGCTACGTCAAGCGCGACGAGGACCCGCGCGACTACAAGGTGAGCTTCGACAAGATCCGCGAGGTGCTCGGCTTCGAGACCCTCATGACCGTGCCCGACGGCATCGGCGAGATCCTCCGCGGCCTCGACGAGGGCGTCTTCGGGGACCCGTTCGCCGGGAAGTTCAAGAACATCCCGTGA
- a CDS encoding glycosyltransferase, giving the protein MTSSAHPRSGPLDDPPLRGRDIVCVGFSDWGKDLLTNEQHLLIRLAEHNRILFVESLGLRRPQVAGRDLKRMGRRLVRGVMPAREVDGVHVLSPLVLPIHHLAWAKRFNAFVLPRLVRRAVRRLGLRDVVLWTFVPQAEVLLEPLQPRTVLYYVDDDHAAKKGIDADSFRAAEERFARRADVVMASAPELAERMRTLNDNVHEAFNVADTALFATALQDGPVDPAVAALPEPRVVFVGAIIASKIDIPLVRELSALRPGWSFAFVGPIGPGDPTTNVDGLKGLPNVHLLGHRPYEQLPEVLRGGAVAIMPYHTGGEMRSVFPMKTYEYLGAGLPVVSTSLPALADVDLIDKVATAQEMVDRIEAAMAADSPAQRAARSASVQQFSWESRMAQLGRLLGSGDQLAAGG; this is encoded by the coding sequence ATGACCTCGTCGGCGCACCCCCGGTCCGGACCGCTGGACGATCCGCCCCTGCGCGGGCGGGACATCGTCTGCGTCGGCTTCTCCGACTGGGGCAAGGACCTGCTCACCAACGAGCAGCACCTGTTGATCCGCCTCGCGGAGCACAACCGGATCCTGTTCGTCGAGTCGCTCGGCCTGCGCCGCCCGCAGGTCGCCGGCCGCGACCTCAAGCGGATGGGGCGCCGGCTCGTGCGCGGCGTCATGCCGGCCCGCGAGGTCGACGGCGTCCACGTGCTGTCGCCGCTGGTCCTGCCGATCCACCACCTCGCGTGGGCCAAGCGCTTCAACGCGTTCGTGCTGCCGCGCCTCGTGCGTCGTGCCGTCCGCCGGCTCGGGCTGCGCGACGTCGTGCTGTGGACGTTCGTCCCGCAGGCCGAGGTGCTGCTCGAGCCGCTGCAGCCGCGCACCGTCCTCTACTACGTCGACGACGACCACGCCGCGAAGAAGGGCATCGACGCCGACAGCTTCCGCGCCGCGGAGGAGCGGTTCGCCCGGCGCGCGGACGTCGTGATGGCCAGCGCGCCCGAGCTCGCCGAGCGCATGCGCACGCTCAACGACAACGTCCACGAGGCGTTCAACGTCGCCGACACGGCGCTGTTCGCCACCGCGCTGCAGGACGGCCCGGTCGACCCGGCGGTCGCCGCCCTGCCCGAGCCGCGCGTCGTCTTCGTCGGGGCGATCATCGCGTCGAAGATCGACATCCCGCTGGTGCGCGAGCTGTCGGCGCTGCGTCCCGGCTGGAGCTTCGCGTTCGTCGGCCCGATCGGTCCCGGGGACCCGACCACGAACGTCGACGGCCTGAAGGGCCTGCCCAACGTGCACCTCCTCGGCCACCGCCCGTACGAGCAGCTGCCGGAGGTGCTGCGGGGCGGCGCGGTCGCGATCATGCCGTACCACACCGGTGGCGAGATGCGCAGCGTCTTCCCGATGAAGACCTACGAGTACCTCGGGGCGGGCCTGCCGGTCGTCTCCACCTCCCTGCCCGCGCTCGCCGACGTCGACCTGATCGACAAGGTCGCCACGGCCCAGGAGATGGTCGACCGGATCGAGGCGGCGATGGCCGCCGACTCCCCGGCGCAGCGCGCCGCGCGGTCCGCGTCGGTCCAGCAGTTCTCGTGGGAGTCGCGGATGGCGCAGCTGGGGCGGCTGCTCGGGTCGGGGGACCAGCTGGCCGCCGGCGGCTGA
- a CDS encoding glycosyltransferase, producing MRILVVSNIYPPVVRGGYEVECSGVVDRLRERHDVHVLTSTLEGPAPRPGVTATLPFLDHDLSGTLRAPAGAFAGGRETRRVLERVRPDLVWVWNGSCLPDTALGALAHADVPLAFRVCEHWFADVLRADRFGAHLRGGEDGPRDRLWGSAMRALNRHPRLRHDPDRRFRAAISWNSAAIRGMAPAPAAVDVAYETVLHSTSRKLPQLAALPREPAATPTVLFLGRKDAMKGADVAVRAVARLRDRHGVTARLVLAGPDGVDGPAFATRVAAQEGVTDLVEDRGPLDADGVGAQLGAAHALVVPSVWPEPYPLVSIEGAAARVPLVASRAGGIPEFVHDDVEGLLFDAGDADGCALALHRTLTDAQGTARRVAAAAQAAERHGWERYLDASEAFVDDALAALRG from the coding sequence GTGCGGATCCTCGTCGTCTCGAACATCTACCCGCCGGTGGTGCGCGGCGGGTACGAGGTCGAGTGCAGCGGCGTGGTCGACCGGCTGCGCGAGCGCCACGACGTCCACGTGCTGACCTCGACGCTCGAGGGCCCCGCCCCGCGCCCCGGGGTCACCGCCACGCTCCCGTTCCTGGACCACGACCTGTCCGGGACGCTGCGCGCCCCCGCCGGCGCGTTCGCCGGGGGGCGCGAGACCCGCCGGGTGCTCGAGCGGGTGCGGCCCGACCTCGTGTGGGTCTGGAACGGCTCGTGCCTGCCGGACACGGCGCTCGGCGCGCTCGCGCACGCCGACGTGCCGCTCGCGTTCCGCGTCTGCGAGCACTGGTTCGCCGACGTCCTGCGCGCCGACCGCTTCGGCGCCCACCTGCGGGGCGGCGAGGACGGCCCGCGCGACCGGCTCTGGGGCTCGGCGATGCGCGCGCTGAACCGGCACCCGCGGCTGCGCCACGACCCCGACCGACGGTTCCGCGCCGCGATCTCGTGGAACTCCGCCGCGATCCGCGGCATGGCGCCCGCCCCGGCCGCGGTGGACGTGGCGTACGAGACCGTCCTGCACTCCACCTCGCGCAAGCTGCCGCAGCTCGCCGCGCTCCCCCGCGAGCCCGCCGCCACGCCGACCGTCCTCTTCCTCGGCCGCAAGGACGCGATGAAGGGCGCCGACGTCGCCGTCCGCGCGGTCGCCCGGCTGCGCGACCGGCACGGCGTCACCGCACGGCTCGTCCTCGCCGGCCCCGACGGCGTCGACGGGCCCGCGTTCGCGACGCGCGTCGCCGCGCAGGAGGGCGTCACCGACCTCGTCGAGGACCGCGGGCCGCTGGACGCCGACGGGGTCGGCGCGCAGCTCGGCGCCGCCCACGCGCTGGTCGTGCCGTCGGTGTGGCCCGAGCCGTACCCGCTCGTCAGCATCGAGGGGGCGGCCGCGCGCGTCCCGCTCGTCGCGTCGCGCGCCGGTGGCATCCCCGAGTTCGTGCACGACGACGTCGAGGGCCTGCTGTTCGACGCCGGCGACGCCGACGGCTGCGCCCTGGCCCTGCACCGCACCCTCACCGACGCGCAGGGGACCGCGCGGCGCGTCGCGGCCGCCGCGCAGGCCGCCGAGCGGCACGGCTGGGAACGCTACCTCGACGCCTCCGAGGCGTTCGTCGACGACGCGCTGGCCGCGCTGCGGGGCTGA